Genomic DNA from Edaphobacter lichenicola:
GGTGACTTCTGCGAAATCATCGCATCAGCGATCAACACCGAGGCCACAGGAGCCTACAACATCACCGGGCGGGAGCGCATCGACTACATCGACCTCATCCGAGCTGTCAAAAAAGCAACAAGAGCCAAAACCCGGATCCAACGTATCCCATATAGCCTCTTTTGGTCTTTGCTGGCATTGAACGCCCTCTTCGATCGCAATCCCGCATTCACCGTCGGTCAACTCAAAGCGCTCGTCACACCGGATGTCTTCGAGGTCATCGACTGGCCGTCTATCTTTGGCGTCCAGGCGACACCCCTCGATGAGGCGCTCAAAATCACCTTCTGCGACCCCGTCTATTCCCACATCACACTGGACTTTTAAGCCGGGTGGCCCATACCAAACGCACCCTTCCTCCGCTCCGAACACCAGATATCAGCGAGCAATCGTAGAAGGGGGTGGAGTATCCTTCCTTGGGAACGAGTTCGATTGTCCCTGCATCAATTGTGAGTCCACCTTCCGGGCCGAGAGAGGTGACTCCTCAACCACTCATTTGAAAACGAACTCAATTTCTCTTAGGGAGCAAACACAAATGCGCATGAGTCCTTCGATCCGCCATCTTTTGCTCGGTCTTTTATTGGTATTAATCTCTTCGACCTCCTTCGCACAGATTGGCATCTCCGTCTCCTTCGGGCCGCCTGCTCTGCCGGTCTACGAGCAACCGCTCTGTCCCGGCGATGGATATATCTGGACGCCCGGCTACTGGGCCTACGATAACGACTACGGCTACTACTGGGTACCAGGCACTTGGGTTCTGGCCCCCGAAGTCGGATATCTTTGGACACCAGGCTGGTGGGGATGGGGCGACGGCGGATACTTCTTTCACGAGGGGTACTGGGGACCGCATGTTGGGTACTACGGTGGAATCAGCTACGGCTTCGGCTACTTCGGCACAGGCTATGAGGGAGGCAGATGGGACCGAGGACACTTCTTCTATAACCGCGCCGTCAACAACGTGAACATCACAAATATTCACAACACATACAACACAACGGTGATCAACAACACCGAAAACCGGGTTAGCTACAACGGTGGTAGAGGTGGCATCGCTGCGCGCCCAACATCAGAAGAAGAAGCTGTTGCGCACGAACGACACATCGCCCCAGTACAATCTCAGGTTCAACACCTGCAGACAGCGCGCTCCAACCCACAACTCCGAGCTTCAGCGAACCAGGGCAGGCCTCCAATCGCCGCGACCGCCAGACCCGCAGAGTTTAGCGGACAAGGCGTTGTTGCCGCTCACGCAGCCGGAGCGCCCTATCACCCCGAGGCCAACCGTCCCGAGGCCAACCGTCCTGAGGCCAACCGTCCCGAGGCAGCCACTCATCCCGCCAACCCTGCGCATGCCAGCGAGGTACAACCCCACCAGCCACCTCCTCCACCGCCCAACACCGGAAACGCCAAACTCGATCAAAGGTACCAGCAACAACAATCCAACCTGATTGCAAAACAGAATCAGGAACACCAGCAACTTCAGCAAAAGCAGGAGGCACAACATCAGCAACTTGCACAGCGGAATGCGAATGATGCGAGAAAACAGCAGGTGGAGCAACAGCATCAACAACAGACTCAACAGATGGAACAACGCCACTCCCAACAGCAGCAGAAACTAGAGCAGCGGCAGCCGCAACCCCATAACGAAGCACGGCCAAAGTAGCGGAGAGCAGCACACAACCCGGCTTCAAAAGGAATGCCCAGATCTCACGATTGAGATCTGGGCATTCACGCGAAAGCGCGACCCGTTTCAGACCGACAGTAAAAAGTGCCAGGGAAGTAAGACAAACTATGAGACAGCGCGTGCTAACCTTGCCTGAAAGTACCGCGTGCTAACCTTGCCTGAAAGTACTCAGAGAGGGCAACAATCATGGCGCAGAGTCTCAGCCTATCCTCGGTAGTTAGCGTCTTCCCTTGCCCGAACTGCAAAGAAACCATTAACACCTCAATGCAGCAATGCTCCTTCTGCCACACTCCCATCGACAGATCTGCCGCCGAACAATCCGCCGCTATAACCAGCACAATTAGCCAAGCCTGCAGCGACGCCAGCTACTTGAAGGTCATGCTGGGCATTCTGATTCCTTTTGGTGCGCTAATCTTCTTTCCTTTCCTGGGCCTCGCGGGTCTCATCGGCTTTGTCTTCATCAAGTACGCCGTCCCGGTTATGGCTATTCGTTGGTGGGTCAAGTACGGTCGCATCAAGACGACTGACCCCGATTTTCGTAGAGCTCGCGGCATTGTCATACCTGTGAGCGCTATCTCGCTCATCATCCTCCTCTTCCTGCGCGTCACCTTGTTTGGCATGCGACTTTGATCCCGCAATTGGCGGGTGGCCCCCTTTCACTTCCGAACCAGATACAAAAGCTCGGGTGCCCCATCCTTCGCGCTTTTTGAAGGGTGGGATGTAAACCGTCGACACAGCCATGCGCACCAGCATCGCGAAGTCCTGCCGGCACGCAATCTGTTCAGCTTAGTAGTGCATCTGTTCGAGATCGGCAATCAAGCCAGGGCCGGTCGGATGCCATCCCAGCCGTTGCTGGGTTAGCGTGCTTGAAGCTGGCATATCGAAGCCCGCGAACATCGCCATCCAGCCAAAATGAGCTGGCGCCTCCTCCGCAGAGAGGCTGACCACGGGCACCTTCAAGCCCCGGCCAATGACCTCAGCGATCTCCCGCATCGAGATTCCTTCTTCAGCGACCGCGTTGTACCTGCTGCCTGCTTCGTCCTTCTCCAACGCAAGCCTGTAGAGATGGGCAACATCGAGAACATGCGCCGCTGGCCAGCGATTGAGTCCGTCCCCTATGTACGCCGAGACTCCCTTCTCACGAGCCAGCTGGACCGCGTAGGTGATCAGGCCCTGCTTGACCGTGTCGTGGACCTGAGGAAGACGCACCACCGACACGTTCACCCCCCGCTCGGCTACGGAAGCCCCTGCTACTTCCGAAGCTTTGCGTGGATTCGGGTGGTTGCGATCGAAATGGTCTTCGGTTGCGAGTTGACCTGGAGCAGCGTTCCCCATTCCGGTCCCGGAGGTGATGAGCAGGGGGCGGTCCGAGCCGACAAGCACGTCGCCCATCGCCTCGATGGCCTTTCGGTCTTTCTCACAGATCGCGACGAAGTTCGAAAAGTCGTGATCAAAGGCACAGTGGATGACGCCGTCCGACACGGCCGCTCCACGGCGCAGAGTTTCCAGGTCTTCAAGATTGCCCCGATGCACCTCGGCTCCGGCCGCGGTCAGAGACTGAACGCCCTCCTCAGACCGCGTTAATCCGAGCACCTGATGGCCCGCCTTGATGAGCTCCGGAACAATGGCCGAACCGATAAAGCCGGTAGCGCCAGTGAGAAAAATACGCATGATGAACTCTCCTTTACTTCGGTTGAGGACGCTGCTGATTGGCGGCCTGTCCTTAGCTAGATGGGCCATAGACGCATACGATCTATACTGATAGTCCGCATTACCGGTTCAATCGTCCGGAGGCTGTATGGACCCACTCTCAGATGTCTTGTCGCTGCTCAAACCTCAGAGTTATTCGGCGGGCGGCTTTCCGGTGGATGGCGATGTGGCCATCCAGTTTCCAAAGCATCAGGGCATCAAGTGCTATGCCGTGGTCTCAGGCCAGTGCTGGCTGTCTGTGGAAGGCATCCCGGAACCCGTACTCCTTACAACAGGAGAGTGTTTCCTTTTGCCGCGTGGGCTGCCCTTCAGCCTCTCCACGAACCTGTCCCTCACGCCGGTCGACTATCGCGTGCTTCTTGAAGCGCTGAAGAACGGTGATGCCGCGGCACCTCACGAAGGAAGGGAGCACTATATCGTCGGCGGCCACTTTGCACTTACCGGCAGTCACGCCGACATCCTGCTGAGCTCTCTGCCACCCATCGTGCACATCCGGAAAGAGTCGGATAAGGCGACGATGCGTTGGTCGCTGGAACGCATGAAGGAGGAGGTGCGCAACCCGCAGCCGGGCAGCTCTTTGATCGCGCAACAACTCGCCTACATGATGCTCGTTCAAGCTCTTCGACTGCACCTGGCAGATGGGACCACAAGGGGCGCCGGCTGGCTCTTTGCGCTGGCAGATAAACAGATGAGCGCAGCGATCACCTGCATGCACGACGATCCGGGGCATCCATGGACACTGCAAAAACTGGCCGAGCGTGTCGGTATGTCGCGATCGATCTTTGCTCTAAGGTTCAAAGAGACGGTGGGGGCGACCCCCATGGAGTACCTGACGCGCTGGCGCATGCTGCTGGCCGGAGACAGGCTGAAGAGTTCAGACGATTCCATCTCCGTAATCGCCTCATCGCTTGGTTACGAATCCGAAAGCGCCTTCGGTAAAGCCTTCAGGAGGACTATGGGTTGTTCGCCGCGACAACACAGCCGAGGGAGTAGCCACATGCCGCGTTCTTCAACCGCCCATGAAGCCAGCAAAGACCATCAGATCGAACTGACTGCGGGGCGATAGATGGTTCTCTCACAAGATCCTCTCCTCAGGATGGAAGTCTCGCCAGCCAGTTCTTTGCCTTTTCGGAGGCATAATTTAATGCACAAAGAGAGTTGCCTGGAAGTACGCTAATTCTTAGAAGGGATTCTGCGACATGGAAGTTACTGTTCCTGTTTCCCTGCTGTCCCCTTAGCCTTATCAGCCGAACTCTTCTTAGGCAGCTTGATCGCTCCTTTGACCGAGATGGTATCCGAGTCATCCTTCTTCTCTTGCGCATCCATAGCCTCTGCGACAACCGTAAAGTTGCCACCCACAACACCCTCCCGGGTCGTCTCGCAAGGCTTATCTAACCCTGACAACTCCGTATGATCATGCTTATAGACGGTCGTCGTCAGACTGTACTTATAACTGAAAGACCCCGTAGGCGTCGGCCAACCTGGCAGCGCTGGACAGGAAAACCTTACCCTCTCCGGCACTAGAGCGGGCGTAGCCACTCCAGAAGTCGCAGGAGCAGCCGCTGCCGCAGGAGCGCTCGCACCAGACCCCCCACCAAGAAAATCGCCTACCAGAGAGGTAGCGGCATTCAGAATCGTAGACCAGGTCTCATCGTCTACCTGTGCACTTGCTTCTGTAAGTGTCCCATCGCTACCCAGCTTCGCATTCACCTGCGCCGTCCCAATCCACGGAGACTTCGTATTCAGGTAGTAGACATTCTTGTAGTCCACCTCCGTAACAACCGCTGCACTATCTCCTACCCGAACAATATTGCCGACCGCTTCAGCAGCCCCTAGTCCACCACTTGTCTCCAACGCCGCAACAGGAGAGTACGACTTGTTAGCAGCTACTCTATCCCAGATAGCCCCTACGCTCGATGGACATGCACTGGCGTCGTTCGCATCAACCTTGTGTTCGCCCGACAAAGCATTCATCGACGTGATAAGCGTCTGAACTTCATCGTTCAGATAAGCCTGCCGCGTCACCGTCATCGTCTTCGTAACCGGAAGCTGTTTGTCAGCAGTCACGGAGATACTAAGCGTGTACTGCGGCTCCAGCCACACCGTCTCCCTCTTGCACACGCCATGTTTCGTATAAAAAGGAAGTCCCGGTAATGAGGGCGCGGTCCCCGCAGGCCCAGGCCCTGTCACTATCATCGTCGGGTGAGAACAGCCCACGGCGAGGAACGCAATCAGAGCCTGGCAGCAAAACACACCCCGTCTAACACACGAACCGGAAAAGTACATCTTCGCCTCCAAAAAGTCGTGAGTAACTCGAGACCGCGAGAAAGGCCCGGAACAACTGCGTTGCAGGTCCAGGTAGATCTGTGAATAAGATGAAACCTACAACGCTGCAAATAAGTTGTCAAAGCCGGTCAGCCCATACCGCAATCTCACCGCGAGCGGGCATTCGCGCAAAAACACGAATCCTCTCCCACTCCGAGCGATAGAATGGGCTCCCAAAGGAGCACCCATGCCTGCATCCACAACCCCGCCGCCCTTCACGCTCGAGATCGAAGACCACGGCAACACAGCCGTCATACGCTGTCACGGCAAACTGGTAGCGGGCCACACCGAGCTCCTCTACGCTCCCGTCTCCCAGCTCCTCCCCACCCACCGGCGCCTCATCCTCGACCTCTCCCACCTCACCCACATGGACAGCATGGGCCTGGGCGCACTCGTCCGCCTCTACGTCTCTTCCCGCACCAAAGGCTGCGAGCTCGAACTCCGCCACATCGGCAAAAAGGTCCGAGACCTCCTCATCATGACCAACCTCCTCCCGGCCTTCACCATCGTCGGAGAACACGACATCAGAATGTGACAGGCATCAGAATGTGGCAGAGGAACAGCTACTCCGCCTCGCTCCCGGTCTCGGTCCACTCCACCGATTGAGTCCACGGAAACTCCCGCAGCTCTTCAGCGATTCCATCCAGAAGAGTGGCGTCATGCGCAGGCGACTCAAGAATGACCTGGATCACCGAGTTGTCTGTATCTTCAACCTGCTCCGAGATCGTCTTTCGCAATACCAGCGAACGCGCCGCGATCTCGCGGGTCAATTGATACAGCGCCTCCCCTTGAAACTCCGTCTCGCAGAAGAGCCTCAGCCGATAAAACGTGTGAGTCTCCAGCACCGACAGAGACCGCTGATCGATATAGCGCGACAGCGGACGCAGCACCGAATTG
This window encodes:
- a CDS encoding SDR family oxidoreductase — its product is MRIFLTGATGFIGSAIVPELIKAGHQVLGLTRSEEGVQSLTAAGAEVHRGNLEDLETLRRGAAVSDGVIHCAFDHDFSNFVAICEKDRKAIEAMGDVLVGSDRPLLITSGTGMGNAAPGQLATEDHFDRNHPNPRKASEVAGASVAERGVNVSVVRLPQVHDTVKQGLITYAVQLAREKGVSAYIGDGLNRWPAAHVLDVAHLYRLALEKDEAGSRYNAVAEEGISMREIAEVIGRGLKVPVVSLSAEEAPAHFGWMAMFAGFDMPASSTLTQQRLGWHPTGPGLIADLEQMHY
- a CDS encoding AraC family transcriptional regulator, translated to MDPLSDVLSLLKPQSYSAGGFPVDGDVAIQFPKHQGIKCYAVVSGQCWLSVEGIPEPVLLTTGECFLLPRGLPFSLSTNLSLTPVDYRVLLEALKNGDAAAPHEGREHYIVGGHFALTGSHADILLSSLPPIVHIRKESDKATMRWSLERMKEEVRNPQPGSSLIAQQLAYMMLVQALRLHLADGTTRGAGWLFALADKQMSAAITCMHDDPGHPWTLQKLAERVGMSRSIFALRFKETVGATPMEYLTRWRMLLAGDRLKSSDDSISVIASSLGYESESAFGKAFRRTMGCSPRQHSRGSSHMPRSSTAHEASKDHQIELTAGR
- a CDS encoding YXWGXW repeat-containing protein, with protein sequence MRMSPSIRHLLLGLLLVLISSTSFAQIGISVSFGPPALPVYEQPLCPGDGYIWTPGYWAYDNDYGYYWVPGTWVLAPEVGYLWTPGWWGWGDGGYFFHEGYWGPHVGYYGGISYGFGYFGTGYEGGRWDRGHFFYNRAVNNVNITNIHNTYNTTVINNTENRVSYNGGRGGIAARPTSEEEAVAHERHIAPVQSQVQHLQTARSNPQLRASANQGRPPIAATARPAEFSGQGVVAAHAAGAPYHPEANRPEANRPEANRPEAATHPANPAHASEVQPHQPPPPPPNTGNAKLDQRYQQQQSNLIAKQNQEHQQLQQKQEAQHQQLAQRNANDARKQQVEQQHQQQTQQMEQRHSQQQQKLEQRQPQPHNEARPK
- a CDS encoding STAS domain-containing protein, with the protein product MPASTTPPPFTLEIEDHGNTAVIRCHGKLVAGHTELLYAPVSQLLPTHRRLILDLSHLTHMDSMGLGALVRLYVSSRTKGCELELRHIGKKVRDLLIMTNLLPAFTIVGEHDIRM